One Cheilinus undulatus linkage group 22, ASM1832078v1, whole genome shotgun sequence DNA window includes the following coding sequences:
- the LOC121504693 gene encoding uncharacterized protein LOC121504693, whose protein sequence is MLSFYLLCLCLCTAYGALLYADHGQNVTLECFFTSSAKYLSWYKQMAGGQPQIISSIYTHIPDVNSFHNQFKATKRFSVQTGRGFYHLTISYVQSSDSAMYYCGQTSITITEFYEGIFLVLRDSRNTSFILQPASDSVKPGGSVTLNCTVHTGTCDGEHSVYWFRNSEEAHPGLIYTHGGRNDQCERNPHSHTHTCVYNLAMRSLNLSHAGTYYCAVVSCGHILFGNGTRLEIKDEGKLMSGALACTTILAVLLTFALCMMKKRNSSQSNKLKPGAAVPSTMTAEGYQTKLNLYYAALGANLTDRSRPQRDQTWSECVYYSVKK, encoded by the exons atgCTCAGTTTTTATCtgctctgtctttgtctctgtaCAGCCT ATGGTGCTCTGCTGTACGCTGACCACGGACAAAATGTGACCTTAGAGTGTTTCTTTACCTCCAGTGCCAAATACCTGTCTTGGTACAAGCAGATGGCAGGAGGGCAACCCCAGATAATCTCCTCCATCTATACTCACATACCTGATGTTAACAGCTTCCACAACCAGTTTAAGGCCACCAAACGCTTCTCAGTCCAGACAGGAAGAGGATTCTATCATCTGACCATCTCTTATGTGCAGAGCTCAGACTCAGCGATGTACTACTGCGGACAAACCAGCATCACCATCACTGAGTTCTATGAGGGCATATTCTTGGTTTTAAGAG ATTCTCGCAACACGTCTTTCATCCTGCAGCCGGCGTCCGACTCAGTAAAACCAGGAGGCTCTGTGACTCTGAACTGCACAGTCCACACTGGGACCTGTGATGGAGAACACAGTGTTTACTGGTTCAGAAACTCTGAGGAAGCTCATCCAGGACTCATTTACACCCATGGAGGCAGGAATGATCAGTGTGAGAGGAACcctcactcacacactcacacctgtGTCTACAACTTGGCCATGAGGAGCCTGAATCTTTCTCATGCTGGGACCTACTACTGCGCTGTGGTCTCATGTGGACACATACTGTTTGGAAACGGGACCAGGTTGGAGATTAAAG ATGAGGGGAAACTGATGAGTGGAGCTTTGGCCTGCACCACCATCCTGGCTGTTTTGCTGACTTTTGCATTGTGCATgatgaaaaagagaaacagcagcCAATCCAACA AGCTGAAGCCTGGAGCAGCCGTTCCATCCACCATGACTGCAGAG GGTTACCAAACCAAACTCAACCTCTACTATGCCGCTTTGGGTGCCAACTTAACGGACAGATCGAGGCCACAGAGGGACCAAACCTGGAGTGAatgtgtgtattatagtgtgaaGAAATAG